A window of Apium graveolens cultivar Ventura chromosome 8, ASM990537v1, whole genome shotgun sequence contains these coding sequences:
- the LOC141679042 gene encoding protein FEZ-like — translation MDQERSHDDVDKLDQEVMLPGFRFHPTDEELVGFYLRRKIQQRPLSIELIKQLDIYKFDPWDLPKMASTGEKEWYFYCPRDRKYRNSARPNRVTGAGFWKATGTDRPIYSSEGTSKCIGLKKSLVFYKGRAAKGIKTDWMMHEFRLPSLGDSVPPKRYIDKNSIPANDAWAICRIFKKANSNAQRALSNSWVSPDLPAANNPTVTSENLTSHYHTSTSNTTTPTCNNNLQHSSITNPTPNFDLPLYKAYNQMAPGAGYTFFGQETADYQLTKCNTDTSSLLFNMSYSMFGDFEKASECLDYKGIQDQYANTCFPIVSSQVQENIGHGGENLMALLKESCPGVIPFDDQLGVNIRSSIGVPYILPLSMSEMWRSSLLCDSSPCPSDQMSASYSTNKCNT, via the exons ATGGATCAAGAGAGAAGTCATGACGATGTGGATAAGCTTGATCAGGAGGTGATGCTTCCAGGTTTTAGGTTTCATCCAACAGACGAGGAGCTTGTAGGGTTTTATCTTAGAAGGAAGATTCAACAACGGCCTTTATCGATTGAACTTATCAAGCAACTAGACATTTATAAATTTGATCCATGGGATCTTCCAA AAATGGCGAGCACGGGAGAGAAAGAATGGTACTTTTACTGTCCAAGGGACCGGAAGTATAGAAACAGTGCACGGCCTAACCGTGTAACTGGAGCTGGTTTCTGGAAAGCCACAGGAACGGACCGCCCCATTTACTCCTCGGAGGGTACTTCTAAATGCATTGGCTTAAAGAAATCACTTGTTTTCTACAAAGGTAGAGCTGCCAAAGGCATTAAAACGGACTGGATGATGCATGAGTTTCGATTACCATCGCTCGGTGACTCAGTTCCTCCTAAGCGCTACATCGACAAAAACAGCATTCCTGCTAAT GATGCGTGGGCGATTTGCAGGATATTTAAGAAAGCCAACTCCAATGCTCAAAGAGCACTTTCAAATTCTTGGGTATCCCCGGATTTGCCAGCTGCTAATAACCCCACTGTTACATCTGAAAATTTGACCTCACATTATCATACCAGTACCAGTAACACTACTACACCAACATGTAACAACAATTTACAACACTCTTCTATCACTAACCCTACTCCTAACTTTGACCTTCCGCTATACAAAGCTTACAACCAAATGGCTCCAGGCGCAGGCTACACGTTTTTCGGACAAGAAACAGCTGATTATCAACTCACTAAATGCAATACTGATACCTCATCTTTGCTTTTTAACATGTCATATTCGATGTTTGGAGATTTTGAGAAGGCCTCGGAGTGTTTAGACTATAAAGGAATTCAAGATCAGTATGCAAACACCTGTTTTCCTATAGTTTCATCACAAGTTCAAGAAAACATTGGGCATGGAGGGGAAAATTTGATGGCATTGCTGAAAGAAAGTTGCCCCGGTGTCATACCTTTCGATGATCAGTTAGGAGTCAACATCAGATCATCTATTGGGGTACCCTACATTCTGCCATTGAGCATGAGTGAGATGTGGAGGTCGAGTTTACTGTGTGATTCTTCACCTTGTCCAAGTGATCAGATGTCTGCTAGCTATTCTACAAACAAGTGCAATACTTGA